GATCAATTCTATCTTTTTCTGCTGGATGGGAGAAGCGCCTTTGAAGCGGAATCCCTCCAGGGCTCGGAAATCATTGGTTCCCGCCAGGGAAAGAAGCCCCCCCCGTGATAAAGTCACTGCCTCCAGCTCTTTGAATGTTATCTCATCCTTTCGGATAGCATCGAGGAGCCGCGGCAGTTCCAACAGTCCGCAGCGGCCTGTAGAAGGAATGCCGGAGAACGCATCCGCCACCGAGGTAACCTGGCCGTTACGGTGGAGGGCGATGGAGAAACCCCGTCCAAGATATCCGGTCAGGGCATTCACATCGTTCGGTGAGCGGCCAAGCTCCCTGGAAAGCAGCTTCCAGACCGCCCGGTGGTTCAGGTAGTGGGCTCCGGTGCCGTCACGGCGGATTTTGATGAAACCGGTCAGGCGTTCCACAGTTTCGATCTCATCCGAAACCACCGGGTCGCTGGTGGTCAGGAGAAGCTCCCCTTTATGCCCGCTCATTTCCGCAAGCTTCATAACCATGGCCACCGAAAGGTTGCTCGCATGCTCGATGCGGGGCTCTTCCAGGTCTTTGAGCATCTCGGGCACGATACGGTACGTTCCGGAAGGGACCGGGTGAAAGAATCCGCAGCGGCAAGCTATTCCATGCAGCGATTTCAGGTCGATCTCATGGTGTTTCATCCAGGATGCAACCGAATCAACCCTGCTGTCCACTCCGTTCGGTTCGTCCGGGGAGAGATGGAGTTCGGCCTCGGCGAGTTTGTCAATTCCCTGGAAAAAGGCGACCCGGGTCGACCCGGTAGCAGGATTGACAATGAGGAGCTGTTTCCCTTCCGCGGAAGCGCGGGCGGCGGTCGAAGAATCCAGCAGCCTTTTCATGATCTTCCGGGAACGGAACTCGCTGCGTTCCAGTTTGACCAAAAAGCTCAAAGTTCGCCCAAGAAGCACATTGATACCGGGAGAGCCGGCCAGAGTACGGAGAGATTCCACCACAGCCGCCAGCTCCGACTCGGCGTCATGAATGATTCCTTCATCTGACCCGTCGCCGGCCCGGGCAGTGACATCTTCAAGCCAGGACATGCCTGCGGTTTCAAGCTGACGCTCGTAGGCGCTGAGACCGATATGTGATTTACCGATTTCCGCTATGGATTCGATCATTCTTTTCTGCAGATCCACAGTGTCACAATCCTTTTTTCCGGATGAGTTCTTCCACTGACTCCGGATTTGCGAGATGGCTTAAATCCTCATTGCTCGTTATATCGCCGGTGGCTATTCTGCGTAATACCCGGCGAACAATCTTTCCGGTGCGAGTACGGGGAAGCTCTTCAGCGATGATGTATTGTGAAATGGCGGCAAATTCTCCGATACGCCGGATGACCGATTGTGAAAGCTCAGATTCGAGCGAATTTTTATCAATTTCCCTATTTACATCGATCATCGCCTGATCCATGACCAGAAATGCGGCCAGAGTCTCTCCCCCATCGCCTTCCACGCTGACAACCGCGGCTTCGGAGACCAGAGGATGAGTAACGAGAACGGCCTCGATCTCGGAGGTCGCCAGGGACTGCCCGCGGACCTTGATAACGTCATCAAGCCGCCCCATGAACCAGTAAAATCCATCGCCGTCCAGACGAATCCCGTCATTAGTGCTGTAGCAGCCGGGCACACGCTGGAAATATAGCTGGCGATACCTCTCTTCCTGCCCCCAGATCGTACGGATCATGGACGGCCATGAAGATTTGAAAACAAGATGCCCGCTCTCGTTCGGACGGCATATTTGACTCAGATAATTATACACCAGCGGCTCCACTCCGGGAAACGCCAGTCCAAGAGCGCCGGAGCGGGCAAGCTCGCTGTACGGAAAGGTCGCAATGATGGCCGATCCGCATTCGCTCTGTATCCAGAGGTTGAGAACATGCTCCGGCTTCGAAACAAGGGACTGTGTCGCAAATGATATAAGGCGCGGCTTCAAAACGTCTCCGCTGCATGCCACCAGGGAGAATCTTCGCGCAATGTCCAGCGGTCCGTTATTCAGCTCCCGGCGGAGTTCAGACAGGAGGGTGGGAGTGGTAAGGAGCGCCGGAGATTCACATTCTTTCAGCACCCGGAGTACATGGCCGCCCGTAGATTGAAGACCGCCGTCGGTGAGAACAAGACAGGCGCCGTTCATCAGCGGCCCCCAGAGACCGTAACTCTGACCGGCGGCAGATGCCAGTTCAAGCAAGCACACCACACTTTTCACATCTGCCCCCTCCCCTGTCGGCCGGAAAATATAATCGTAGGAAGCGGCGGCCTGAACCAGGAATCCACCAGTCGCGAACACGGAGCCCCGAGGTATCCCGGAGGCCGAATTGGCATAAAGAATGAAGAATGGATGTTCCGCGGTCACACTGGTCAGGGATTCAAGCGGCTTAAGGGTGTCCGGCGAAACAAACCGCTTATACGGGATGGTTCCCTCCACCTCACGGTCGCCGGTATTGATAACGGGTATTCCCATGAGCGATTCGATTACAGACTGCGCCCGTGCTTCATAAGACTGTGATGTACGGGTAAAAGAAACGATGAGAATCCGGGCGCCGCTGTCCTGAACGATCTCACGGGTGATTTCCGCCGGATAACGTACAGGTATGGGAACACATATCAACCCAAGACAGGAACAGGCCAGCATGAAAAAAACCGTTTCCGGTGAATCGGGAAGGTAGAGCGCCACCCTGTCGCCCATTTTCATGCCATATGCCTCCAGAGCGGCGGCAAGCAGGCGCACTTCACGGTCCAAATCCTGCCGGGACAAGGACACAAGACCGCCATCTCCGGTGAAATACCGGAGCGC
The Candidatus Latescibacter sp. DNA segment above includes these coding regions:
- a CDS encoding AMP-binding protein, producing the protein MAQDSSIKDMVETGNQGLFPEKFPDSLQEYHLFYRQSIEHREEFWSRQANRVAWDAPFTQVVHENFSNGAVSWFEGGKLNAARNVLEANLKNGAAAKPALRYFTGDGGLVSLSRQDLDREVRLLAAALEAYGMKMGDRVALYLPDSPETVFFMLACSCLGLICVPIPVRYPAEITREIVQDSGARILIVSFTRTSQSYEARAQSVIESLMGIPVINTGDREVEGTIPYKRFVSPDTLKPLESLTSVTAEHPFFILYANSASGIPRGSVFATGGFLVQAAASYDYIFRPTGEGADVKSVVCLLELASAAGQSYGLWGPLMNGACLVLTDGGLQSTGGHVLRVLKECESPALLTTPTLLSELRRELNNGPLDIARRFSLVACSGDVLKPRLISFATQSLVSKPEHVLNLWIQSECGSAIIATFPYSELARSGALGLAFPGVEPLVYNYLSQICRPNESGHLVFKSSWPSMIRTIWGQEERYRQLYFQRVPGCYSTNDGIRLDGDGFYWFMGRLDDVIKVRGQSLATSEIEAVLVTHPLVSEAAVVSVEGDGGETLAAFLVMDQAMIDVNREIDKNSLESELSQSVIRRIGEFAAISQYIIAEELPRTRTGKIVRRVLRRIATGDITSNEDLSHLANPESVEELIRKKGL